The stretch of DNA AGGAGTCCTCACAACAGTATGGACATGCCATTTAACCGGTCCGGGATGAGGTTTATTCCTATCCCAAAGAAAAGTAGGACCATGATGATCAAACTCAATTAAAATAACAGGACTGTGAATACGATAATAAAACACGTCGTCTTCAGTATCTCCTCCCACCCAACTAAACCACGTATCATCTAGATGTTGCTTAACTTCAGTCATTTTGATTTCTGCATGTTCAGATTTGATGTCGCCAACATATTCTTCAATAAGCGCAATTAATAATTCCTTTTGTTCAACAGAAAGAAATGAAACTTTTATGCCTTGATAGGGAATAACCTGATTGTCCTGGAATGCCTCACTTTGATTAAACTGATATTCCTTCTTGTCCCATAAGGTTGCTTTTTCTTTCTGGTCGACATCAAGCGATTGGTATAAAGTCAACCCCTTTTTCTCTTCTTCATAAAAAGTACGAACACCTGCATCAGGGCCTTCTTCAATGTAATTTGGTTCAGAACCCATAAAAGTAGGTGTCATTACTACTTGATCGCCTAAGACAAAATAGTTAATTACAAGATGGTGTCCATCAATTTGCCATCCCCATGGTTCGGATTCAGAAGGAATACCCATTATTGTAAAATAAAATTTATCATGGCCTAAGAGATCAATTCTTTCCTGAGAAATCTGCTGCTCTTTGATCACCAATTGTTTTAAGTATCCTTCCATCGCCATAATATTCTTTGACTTTTGGAACCCCTTGGCGCTTAAACTTGCCTTTAGAATATTAAATGCCAATTGTTTTTGATCATCATTCATCTCAAAAAGTCCCAGTCCTTGCCTTTCATACCATTCTATATTATGCCATTTTCGCCATTCATCACTTTCGATTTCGAATAGGGTGTTTTTTCTCTGATCGGGAGTCAGCGAATTAATAAATGAGTCCACGGCATCTCTAAGCGATTGCGTTTCTACCCCTGTAATGATTGTAGCGTATAAGTTTTGCATAGGTTTCCCATCTATTGTGATACCGACAAATGGGTCCTCCAAGGCCGATTTTTCCTCAGGAGTATTCGTTCGAAAGACTTTGATAGGAGGTGAAAGCAAGATCTGGTCACCAGAGGCATCGCCAAATTCATTAAAGTGAACTAAAGGGAGGGTGTCTGAAATCTCAGGAATTTTTACCACTCTAGCGCCATATCTGAGGTTTTCAAACCTCGAAGTGTCAACAACATATAAAAAGACCAACCTTTCCCCAATCAGGGAATCCGGGATTTCTAATGATAGATTGTAAATACCATCTTGTTCAGTACTTTGCATCCTAGTTCTTTCCTGCATAGAAAGTAATGGAGGAATTCCCAAAATCCCGATGGAGTTGGGATCTAAAACCTCGTCCAGTGATTTTGATAAATCTACCTGAAAAGTAAGTAAGACTTTATTTTCAGGAGTAGTGCAGCTAAAAACGCCAAACATCAATAAGAAAACGGAAACTTTGTTACTAATCATCAATGCCAAATTTGATTGAGTCATGAAGTTCTGTGTTTTAATTTCGAATTTAGTTTCAGGATTCCACCTTTTCTTGAAACTTGCCCAATATGCCCAACTGATAAAAACCATTTGGTTAAAGATAGTGCCAGATTCTCGTTTCGGAAAACAAAGTGCCATTTATCCTGCTTCTAACTGTTTTTCAAAACTTCTGAAAGTCTTCCTCATCTGCAAAACCGGAAATCCTAGCTTTTATAAAGCTCCCGCCCAGGCAGGTAGCATCACGCTACAGCTTCCCTAAATGGTCAGCAGTAGCTATGGCTTAGCTATGGCCATTTGCCACCTGCCTCCACCTGCCCCGACACTAATACCCCTGGCCCTGGCTGTTCGTTGTTTGTAACGACGAACCTGTCGCTCAGCCGGTAGTCGGCTCAGTAGCACCTTGTTGATCGCCAGGTGCAATTGATGTACTTTGAAGGAGTTGCTGGCGGACTTCCGCGGGCAAATAACCCTCCCGGGGTCATTTTCAAATTAAATCATAGTTTATTTATTACCAACAAGTTATGATTTTCTTAATTCTAAGGAAAGTTGCTTTTTCGCCCTTCTTGGAACGTGTTTCGCCCCCTTTCCTTCCATTTCTCCCTATGAATGACCTCTTAATCTATGGTCTTGATATAATCCCTGGGGGATAAACCAAATTCTGCGGAAAAAGACCGCGAGAAATAAGCCACATCGCGAAAACCGACCTCAAAAGCTACTTCGGTGACATTGAGATCCGTGTTTCTGAACATTTCTCGAGCGTGCCTCAATCTGAAACCGCGAATATAGTGGGAGGTCGATCGGTTGGTAAGCGCTTTGATCTTCATGTGAAGTTGGGAGCGACTCATACCAATGGCTTTACATATTTCCTGAATGCCAAAATTTTCATCATCCAGGTGTTTCTGAATGGTGGTCTGTAGCTCGGCAATGAAGGCATCTTCCTTTTGAAAGACGGGGTCATCGGATGGGGAAACTGGAGCCAGATTTTGATAGCGTTCCCGTAGGCGTTGTCTCAATTTAATCAATTGCTCCAACCGGATAAAAAGTTCTTCCCGATTGAAGGGTTTGCTTAGGTAAGCGTCCGCGCCGCTTCGGAAACCATCATTTTTTGCGTCCTGATCGGCTTGGGCACTGACCAGTATGATGGGGATATGACTGGTTCGGTTGTCTGTTTTTAATGATCCACAAA from Saprospiraceae bacterium encodes:
- a CDS encoding DUF3500 domain-containing protein; this translates as MTQSNLALMISNKVSVFLLMFGVFSCTTPENKVLLTFQVDLSKSLDEVLDPNSIGILGIPPLLSMQERTRMQSTEQDGIYNLSLEIPDSLIGERLVFLYVVDTSRFENLRYGARVVKIPEISDTLPLVHFNEFGDASGDQILLSPPIKVFRTNTPEEKSALEDPFVGITIDGKPMQNLYATIITGVETQSLRDAVDSFINSLTPDQRKNTLFEIESDEWRKWHNIEWYERQGLGLFEMNDDQKQLAFNILKASLSAKGFQKSKNIMAMEGYLKQLVIKEQQISQERIDLLGHDKFYFTIMGIPSESEPWGWQIDGHHLVINYFVLGDQVVMTPTFMGSEPNYIEEGPDAGVRTFYEEEKKGLTLYQSLDVDQKEKATLWDKKEYQFNQSEAFQDNQVIPYQGIKVSFLSVEQKELLIALIEEYVGDIKSEHAEIKMTEVKQHLDDTWFSWVGGDTEDDVFYYRIHSPVILIEFDHHGPTFLWDRNKPHPGPVKWHVHTVVRTPNGNDYGKDLLRQHLERHPH